The following are encoded together in the Malaya genurostris strain Urasoe2022 chromosome 3, Malgen_1.1, whole genome shotgun sequence genome:
- the LOC131439361 gene encoding CD209 antigen-like protein C gives MKILFPLLIILVSVFCYAQDLKCVSDSPYYMPKFSANWFRATEYCNSLGMRLAVITNKEANTRAILALETEEKKLNTSLTEVWLGGSDLATEGEFYWQPTGTKFEYSFWMIGEPNNENVENCLQFRYRASDGWGWNDKNCSLERVFMCENTEPKRVVVVF, from the exons ATGAAAATACTGTTTCCGCTATTGATCATTCTCGTTTCGGTGTTCTGCTACGCACAGGATCTAAAATGCGTTTCGGACTCGCCGTATTACATGCCGAAGTTCTCG GCTAATTGGTTCAGAGCGACCGAATATTGCAACTCGTTGGGAATGCGTCTAGCGGTGATCACCAACAAGGAGGCTAACACACGAGCAATCCTTGCGCTGGAGACCGAAGAGAAAaagttgaatacatctttaacGGAAGTCTGGCTAGGCGGAAGTGACCTCGCGACCGAGGGAGAATTCTATTGGCAACCCACCGGGACAAAGTTCGAGTACAGTTTTTGGATGATAGGCGAACCTAACAATGAAAACGTTGAAAATTGTCTTCAGTTCCGGTACCGAGCTTCGGACGGTTGGGGTTGGAATGACAAGAATTGCTCTCTCGAAAGAGTTTTTATGTGCGAAAATACAGAACCGAAGCGGGTTGTCGTAGTGTTTTGA